The Gloeomargarita lithophora Alchichica-D10 genomic sequence TGCTTTCCCATCAATTAAGTAACCGAATACCGCATAACGACCGTCTAAAAGGTTGATCCCCGCTGGGGTGAGTTCTGGTTCAAATAATAAAAAGAAAAATTGGGAGGAGGCACTGTTGGGGTCGGATTCGGTGCGTGCCATCGCCAGGGTGCCGTAGGCGGCAAAAGGTAGGGTGGGTTTATCTAAGTAGCGTCCGGCGGTTTCTAGGGTGGTGCCGTAGAGGGGTTGTTCATCGCCTTGGACTTTGATTTCTAAGGGAATGCGGCGGGTCTGGCCGGTGCGGGGGTCAAGGTAACTGTCCGCATCTCCTGGCGGGTCACCGGCTTGAACGACGTAGGATTCTTCGGCACGGGTGAAGGGGAGTTGGGTATAAAATCCCTGTTGGACTAAATCCAGAAAGTTTCCGGCGGTGATGGGGGCATTGTAGCCGTCTAAAATTAGGGTTAAATCCCCTTTGTTGGTAGTAATTTTCACCGTTGCCCGTCCCAATAGCTGGGGTAGCTGGGCGTATTCAGCGGGGATGGCAAAGGGAAATTTTTGCACCATCAGGGCTTCTAACTCACCGACTTGATCCAAAATGGCATCCTGGGCGACAAAGACGGCGATTTTATCCCGGTTGGGGATGATGGTGGCTAAATCGGTTAGCCCGGTGCTGATGGCATTGAGTTGGGTGACCGCTGCCGCTTGGTCTCCGGGGTCAATTTGGTCAAGCCAATCCTGGCGATGTCGCTCTAGGGTGCGTTGGGCGGTTTTTACGTCTCCTGCGATGCTCCGCCAGCGTTTCAGGCGCAGTTGGTAGCGGATGTCTTCTATACTGCTTTGAATTTGACGAATATGGGGGTCATTTACGGGCAGAGCTAGGCGCAGTAGGGCTTTGGGGTCGGTGACCGGGTTGCTGGAAACCAATAATCCCCCGGCGGCTTGGGCGGGAGGGTGCCAGCCTAACCCTAGGATTAATAAACTTAATGTTAAAGCGGTGAGACAGGGGGTGATGAGCCGAGTGATCAGAAATTGATAACGCTGGGGCTGTCCCTTCCCTATCCCTCGCTTGTTGTCGGTTGACATTTCACTCTCCCACAAATACCCATGCTGATATTTTCCCACACCGGGGTCAGCAGGCTCAATGGTGGCGGGTGGGGGTGCAGCAATGGTTTGGGGAATGGTTCTAGTAGTAGCGGTAATATCGCTGGGGGCGAACGAGGATCACTCGCCGATGAGTTTTGGGCGCATAGGTCGGGGCAAAGTAGCGGCCAGAGCGCACGCTACGCTGGGGATAGACGTATTTGGGGTAATACCCTCGGTGCGGGCGGATAAAGGTGCGGCCATGGGCAAAAGCCGCCGTAGTCAACGTTGCCCAAACCATCGCCGCCGTGCCCAAAGTTAAAAACCATTGTTGCATGGGTAATTCCTCTAGTGTTCACAGTATAATTTACGTCTGGGAGAACTGTTTGGATTCCCTGGTTGTTAACCTGATCTGTAATTTACTTGGTCAAACCGGTTAGGGCTGTTTAGAATGAAGTTAACGTAATTATTTTTAGCAAAAAACGATGAATGCGACCCAATCCCCGTCAGGTATTTTGGTGACCCCCGCCGCCCTCCGCCATTTGCAAAATCTGCGGCATCAGAAGGGGGAAGACCTCTGTTTGCGGGTGGGGGTACGCCAGGGGGGCTGTTCCGGGATGTCCTATATGATGGATTTTGAACGGCCAGAGCATATCCGCCCGGATGATGCAGTATTTGACCAGGCGGGATTCAAAATTATTTGTGACCCCCGCAGTTTGCTGTACCTTTACGGGCTGGCTTTGGACTATAGCGATGCCCTAATTGGCGGCGGCTTTCAATTTACCAATCCCAATGCGGTGCAAACCTGTGGCTGTGGCAAGTCCTTTAATACCTGAAATCCATGCTAAAAAAGTTCTTTCGGGGTTGGAGGTTTGATGACTGGATGAACCATATTTTATTTTTTGGTTCTATCGTGCTGTTGATTAAATCTTTGTTTTTTAGCGGTTAGATATGGGCTGTTTTAGCCACTTTTGTCCCTTGGCTCGGCACCCTTTTCCCAAATAAGAATGGCAAACATCGCTGTCGCTGTACCGATGGCAGATTCGGCAAAACGCAGGCCAGCATTGACCGCCGGGGACAGATGGGGGCTATTCCCAGCCACAACCATGACAATGGCCACCGTCAGGGAAGCGAGGCGGGCGTGGTCGGGGATTTGTACCAGATGACAAAGCACAACGGTAATAAAAATACATAACCCCATCCCCCAACTGCTGAACGGGAGCAGAAAAAGATAGGCGGCACTCACCAGGGAGCCGATGGCCGAGCCGAGAATCCGCAGGGTTGCCATCGCAAAAGTTTCCCGGCGGCTGGCTTGCAGAACCACAATACCGGAGATCGCCGCCCACAATCCCCCAATGCTGGCATTGGCCGCATCCGGGGTGCTGGTGGTGTAAAATCCGACCAGGTAGGCGACCAGGGCGGTGAGGGCAACTTGCAGGGCGACCAGA encodes the following:
- a CDS encoding HesB/IscA family protein, with protein sequence MNATQSPSGILVTPAALRHLQNLRHQKGEDLCLRVGVRQGGCSGMSYMMDFERPEHIRPDDAVFDQAGFKIICDPRSLLYLYGLALDYSDALIGGGFQFTNPNAVQTCGCGKSFNT
- a CDS encoding FUSC family protein; this encodes MNFSIHRSTVLVALQVALTALVAYLVGFYTTSTPDAANASIGGLWAAISGIVVLQASRRETFAMATLRILGSAIGSLVSAAYLFLLPFSSWGMGLCIFITVVLCHLVQIPDHARLASLTVAIVMVVAGNSPHLSPAVNAGLRFAESAIGTATAMFAILIWEKGAEPRDKSG
- a CDS encoding peptidylprolyl isomerase encodes the protein MSTDNKRGIGKGQPQRYQFLITRLITPCLTALTLSLLILGLGWHPPAQAAGGLLVSSNPVTDPKALLRLALPVNDPHIRQIQSSIEDIRYQLRLKRWRSIAGDVKTAQRTLERHRQDWLDQIDPGDQAAAVTQLNAISTGLTDLATIIPNRDKIAVFVAQDAILDQVGELEALMVQKFPFAIPAEYAQLPQLLGRATVKITTNKGDLTLILDGYNAPITAGNFLDLVQQGFYTQLPFTRAEESYVVQAGDPPGDADSYLDPRTGQTRRIPLEIKVQGDEQPLYGTTLETAGRYLDKPTLPFAAYGTLAMARTESDPNSASSQFFFLLFEPELTPAGINLLDGRYAVFGYLIDGKAVLEKIRAGDKIQTIKIINGSEYLVNATPANVNQAALELPILNPQF